The following are encoded in a window of Aromatoleum petrolei genomic DNA:
- a CDS encoding enoyl-CoA hydratase/isomerase family protein encodes MASDLAVKNAGAESMAVPLNDAVVVERQGSIGWIVLTRPAQINAINDEIRTGVPQALRDLEADPSIRVIVIRGDGPRGFCAGADIKEQRGPETSIEVRRRMQGARWVEAFDAAEKPTIAAIHGYCMGGGMELALACDIRFATPDAVFSLPETALGLIPGGGGTQRLPRVVGPGRAMDLLLTGDRLSADEAKAIGLVTRVASAPDKLVEEVRAFAMRIASRAPAATLCVKRAARAALDVDLKKGLDLELDLFALLKPSDDAREAATAFREKREPRFTGR; translated from the coding sequence ATGGCATCCGACCTTGCGGTCAAGAATGCCGGGGCCGAGTCGATGGCGGTCCCGCTCAACGACGCCGTGGTCGTGGAGCGTCAGGGCAGCATCGGCTGGATCGTGCTGACCCGTCCGGCCCAGATCAATGCTATCAACGACGAGATTCGCACCGGCGTTCCGCAGGCTCTGCGGGATCTCGAGGCAGACCCGTCGATCCGCGTGATCGTCATTCGTGGGGATGGCCCGCGGGGTTTCTGCGCGGGCGCCGACATCAAGGAACAGCGTGGCCCCGAGACCTCGATCGAAGTGCGCCGGCGCATGCAGGGCGCGCGCTGGGTCGAGGCGTTCGATGCGGCCGAGAAACCCACGATTGCGGCCATTCATGGCTATTGCATGGGAGGGGGCATGGAGCTCGCCCTCGCTTGCGACATCCGCTTTGCCACGCCCGACGCGGTTTTCAGTCTGCCAGAGACTGCCCTGGGCCTGATTCCCGGCGGCGGGGGAACCCAGCGCCTGCCGCGCGTGGTGGGGCCGGGCCGGGCGATGGACCTGCTGCTCACCGGTGACCGCCTGAGCGCCGATGAAGCGAAGGCGATCGGGCTGGTCACCCGGGTGGCGAGCGCGCCGGACAAACTGGTGGAAGAGGTGCGTGCCTTCGCGATGCGCATCGCCTCACGGGCGCCGGCGGCGACGCTGTGTGTGAAGCGCGCTGCGCGTGCCGCACTGGACGTCGACCTCAAGAAGGGCCTGGACCTCGAGCTGGATCTTTTCGCACTGCTCAAACCCAGCGACGACGCGAGGGAGGCGGCGACCGCCTTTCGCGAAAAGCGCGAACCGCGCTTCACCGGTCGCTAA
- a CDS encoding lactoylglutathione lyase: MFDLLLSADMMLPDPDDMAARLVNKLGVHGHPNWRQAFDDHPYIAHFLRVHKSLAVSPTRLEPQWHLDRENPGDPMFHEFLESLKDYQGRHRPMLTHSVVLALQGPKFDAFVDKLMRRGLPFRMAQRTPDMPFDRLWLGATPERPRYTPVVDGGLCIEVMPTEPLQMPSETFAAQPMQPRDPKPGDMVRVSARGFLVRDLDETLRCCSKNLDWEPSGEVEALHREGYRRATMPFTVANSASLDVIQPSRWNSDAGLYLNNWGPGLYYIRIAVNGLKAKAEDLRARGTRFQWIEESEAVGGGAMIRIDPSEMRGQLIEFEEV, from the coding sequence ATGTTCGACCTCTTGCTGAGTGCCGACATGATGCTGCCTGATCCCGACGACATGGCTGCGCGACTGGTGAACAAGCTCGGCGTGCACGGCCATCCTAACTGGCGTCAGGCGTTCGACGACCATCCCTACATCGCGCATTTCCTGCGCGTGCACAAGTCGCTGGCGGTCTCTCCGACCCGACTCGAACCGCAATGGCATCTGGATCGCGAGAATCCGGGCGACCCGATGTTCCACGAGTTCCTCGAGAGCCTGAAGGACTACCAGGGACGCCATCGTCCGATGCTCACCCACTCGGTCGTGCTCGCGCTGCAAGGGCCGAAATTCGACGCCTTCGTCGACAAGCTGATGCGTCGCGGGTTGCCGTTCCGGATGGCCCAGCGCACGCCGGACATGCCGTTCGACCGGTTGTGGCTCGGCGCGACGCCCGAGCGGCCGCGTTACACCCCGGTGGTGGATGGCGGCCTGTGCATCGAGGTGATGCCGACCGAACCGCTGCAGATGCCGTCCGAGACATTCGCCGCGCAACCCATGCAGCCGCGCGACCCGAAGCCGGGCGACATGGTGCGCGTCAGCGCGCGCGGATTCCTCGTGCGCGATCTGGACGAGACGCTGCGCTGCTGCTCGAAGAATCTCGACTGGGAGCCGAGCGGCGAAGTCGAAGCGCTGCATCGCGAGGGATACCGCCGCGCGACGATGCCCTTTACGGTAGCCAACAGCGCCAGCCTCGACGTGATCCAGCCCAGCCGCTGGAACAGCGACGCGGGCCTGTACCTGAACAACTGGGGGCCGGGTCTTTACTACATCCGCATCGCAGTGAATGGCCTCAAGGCCAAGGCTGAGGACCTGCGCGCGCGCGGGACCCGTTTCCAATGGATCGAGGAGTCCGAAGCCGTCGGCGGCGGCGCGATGATCCGGATCGATCCGAGCGAGATGCGCGGGCAGCTCATCGAGTTCGAGGAGGTCTGA
- a CDS encoding efflux RND transporter permease subunit yields the protein MAGHSEQRVMPVIRDLKDFDFGSGSVLERIIFNNRIVVLLACLVATLVLGFAATRIQVNANFERMIPLGSPYIKNYLDNKSELPGLGNTIRIVVENKSGDVFDPGYLDVLKKVNDDLYLIPGVDRSWMKSIWMPIVRWREVTEDGITGGAVMPASFDGSANEVAKLRENIGKAGIVGSLVANDMKSSMIVAPLLDIHPKTGEALNYGEFADALEAKIRTYESDKVGIHIVGFAKIVGDLIAGLREVMVFFAVSVVVAAFFVYLYTRCVRSTMLLVTVAVIGVVWLLGLMQLLGYELDPYSILVPFLIFAIGLSHGAQKMNGIIQDIGRGTHKYVASRYTFRRLFMAGLTALLANIVGFAVLIIIDIPVIRDLALTTSVGVSVLIFTKLFLIPVALSYLGVSESAIRHATADDMRAGGRRSLPGRIWHGLDELTERRWAIAVIAIAAIVTVVSAIVMQDLRIGDLDAGAPELRPESRYNRDNAYITEHYGLSSDQFVVIMKTSDEGCRLYSNLQKMDGLAQLLRQDPAVQTTTSLAETVRFVTSAMFEGSGKWLTISRNQSITDGSVSAAVIATPDITNQSCSVSPLVVYLKDHKADTLARILQTGEAYAAANNSAPDAKEPVQFLLAAGSAGIEAATNIEVQKSIVTMYLAVYGATALLCLITFRSVRATIVALIPLVITTILCKALMVWLGIGLKVATLPVIAVGVGVGVDYALYLLSVQIAVQRRGGSLRDAYRKSLDFTGKVVALVGLTMAAGVITWAWSPIKFQADMGILLTFMFLWNMLGALILIPALSHFMLNPREPSGARGTLLRAAA from the coding sequence ATGGCAGGCCACAGCGAACAAAGAGTGATGCCGGTGATTCGGGACCTGAAGGATTTCGATTTCGGTTCCGGCAGCGTGCTCGAGCGCATCATCTTCAACAATCGCATCGTCGTGCTCCTGGCATGCCTTGTGGCGACTCTCGTACTCGGCTTCGCCGCGACGCGCATCCAGGTTAATGCGAATTTCGAGCGGATGATTCCACTCGGCAGCCCGTACATCAAGAATTACCTCGATAACAAAAGCGAGTTACCGGGCCTGGGCAACACGATCCGGATCGTCGTCGAGAACAAGTCGGGGGACGTCTTCGACCCCGGGTACCTCGACGTGCTCAAGAAAGTCAATGACGACCTTTACCTGATTCCCGGCGTCGATCGCTCGTGGATGAAGTCGATCTGGATGCCGATTGTCCGCTGGCGCGAGGTGACCGAAGACGGCATTACCGGCGGCGCGGTGATGCCCGCGAGCTTCGACGGCAGCGCGAACGAAGTCGCGAAACTGCGCGAGAACATCGGCAAGGCGGGCATCGTCGGCAGCCTCGTCGCGAATGACATGAAGTCGAGCATGATCGTGGCGCCGCTGCTGGATATTCATCCGAAGACCGGTGAAGCGCTGAATTACGGTGAGTTTGCGGACGCTCTCGAAGCGAAGATCCGCACCTACGAGAGTGACAAGGTCGGCATTCACATCGTCGGTTTCGCGAAGATCGTCGGCGATCTGATCGCGGGCCTGCGCGAGGTGATGGTGTTCTTCGCGGTGTCAGTCGTCGTTGCCGCGTTCTTCGTCTATCTCTACACCCGCTGCGTGCGCAGCACGATGCTTCTTGTGACGGTCGCCGTGATCGGCGTGGTGTGGTTGCTCGGGCTGATGCAGTTGCTCGGGTATGAGCTCGATCCGTATTCGATCCTGGTGCCTTTCCTGATCTTCGCCATCGGGCTGTCGCACGGCGCGCAGAAGATGAACGGCATCATCCAGGACATTGGCCGCGGCACCCACAAGTACGTCGCGTCACGCTACACCTTCCGGCGCCTGTTCATGGCCGGTCTCACGGCACTGCTGGCGAACATCGTCGGCTTTGCTGTACTGATCATCATCGACATCCCGGTTATCCGCGACTTGGCCCTGACCACCAGCGTCGGCGTTTCGGTCCTGATCTTCACGAAGCTTTTCCTTATCCCGGTCGCACTCTCCTATCTCGGCGTCAGCGAATCGGCCATCCGGCATGCCACGGCGGACGACATGAGGGCGGGCGGCCGGCGTTCGTTGCCGGGGCGGATCTGGCACGGTTTGGACGAACTCACCGAGCGGAGGTGGGCGATTGCGGTCATCGCCATTGCCGCGATCGTGACCGTCGTCTCCGCAATCGTCATGCAGGACCTGCGCATCGGAGATCTGGATGCCGGGGCGCCCGAACTTCGTCCCGAGTCGCGCTACAACCGCGACAACGCATACATCACGGAACACTACGGGCTCTCGAGCGACCAGTTCGTGGTCATCATGAAGACCAGCGACGAGGGCTGTCGCCTGTATTCCAACCTGCAGAAGATGGACGGGCTGGCACAACTGCTGCGGCAGGATCCGGCGGTCCAGACGACGACCTCACTGGCCGAAACGGTGCGTTTCGTGACCTCGGCGATGTTCGAGGGCAGTGGCAAGTGGCTCACGATCAGCCGTAACCAGTCGATCACGGACGGCTCCGTGTCGGCAGCCGTCATCGCGACGCCGGACATCACGAACCAGAGTTGCTCCGTGTCGCCGCTGGTGGTGTACCTGAAGGACCACAAGGCCGATACCCTGGCGCGCATCCTGCAGACCGGGGAAGCGTATGCGGCCGCAAACAATTCGGCGCCCGATGCGAAGGAGCCGGTGCAGTTCCTGCTCGCTGCGGGCAGCGCGGGGATCGAGGCGGCGACCAATATCGAGGTACAGAAGAGCATCGTCACGATGTATCTCGCGGTCTATGGTGCAACGGCTCTGCTGTGCCTGATCACGTTCCGCAGCGTTCGCGCGACGATCGTCGCACTGATCCCACTCGTCATCACCACGATCCTCTGCAAGGCGCTGATGGTCTGGCTCGGGATCGGACTCAAGGTCGCGACCCTGCCGGTCATCGCGGTTGGTGTCGGTGTCGGTGTCGACTACGCGCTTTATCTGCTAAGCGTGCAGATTGCCGTCCAGCGCCGCGGGGGAAGCTTGCGCGATGCCTATCGCAAGTCGCTCGACTTCACGGGCAAGGTGGTCGCGTTGGTGGGACTCACGATGGCTGCCGGCGTGATCACATGGGCATGGTCGCCGATCAAGTTCCAGGCCGACATGGGGATCCTGCTGACCTTCATGTTCCTGTGGAACATGCTCGGTGCTCTGATCCTGATTCCGGCGCTGTCGCATTTCATGCTCAACCCGCGCGAACCGAGCGGCGCACGTGGAACCCTTTTGCGCGCGGCGGCCTGA
- a CDS encoding WD40/YVTN/BNR-like repeat-containing protein, producing the protein MNRVSSSISRSMVPGRRLRLTLAAAVLGAAGVALATGSAVRDVLAVPAVISPLSLRSAMSGIASKDGRALAVGPRGIILLSRDGGRNWSQIVAPVSADFTTVRFGAGSTAWALGHDAVVLRSDNGGETWSRVMDGHALFELLSKHYGALANAGNEEAERVLRDVEMAAEQSATPGVLAYPFLDIHVNERGEGFLAGAFGLLLHTTDGGTTWEPWIERADNGRRMHLYAIEPTPDGGVFLAGEQGLVRRLDRDAARFETIETPYKGTYFGITAGHSKLIAYGLRGNAFISRDGATSWSSLAMGSDASVVAALDRGAGRLVFVTQSGQVLLSNDDGASVAALEVPRGGEVFAAAMAGPEEILLARVNGVDLIRLPLR; encoded by the coding sequence TTGAATCGCGTTAGCAGTTCGATCTCCCGTTCCATGGTCCCGGGCCGGCGTCTGCGTCTGACCCTTGCGGCAGCGGTTCTCGGCGCGGCAGGCGTGGCGCTCGCCACGGGTTCCGCCGTGCGCGACGTATTGGCCGTCCCCGCGGTGATCTCTCCCCTGTCCTTGCGGAGTGCAATGTCAGGAATCGCCAGCAAGGATGGGCGCGCCCTGGCCGTCGGGCCGCGCGGGATCATTCTGCTGTCACGCGATGGCGGTCGGAACTGGTCCCAGATCGTCGCGCCGGTGAGCGCAGACTTCACGACGGTGCGCTTCGGGGCGGGCAGCACCGCATGGGCGCTCGGACACGATGCAGTCGTCCTGCGTTCGGATAACGGCGGGGAAACCTGGTCCCGGGTGATGGACGGTCATGCTCTCTTCGAGCTGCTCTCCAAACACTACGGCGCTCTGGCCAATGCGGGCAACGAAGAGGCGGAACGCGTGTTGCGGGACGTCGAGATGGCGGCCGAGCAGTCTGCGACGCCGGGCGTGCTGGCCTATCCGTTTCTCGATATCCACGTAAACGAGCGCGGCGAAGGTTTTCTGGCCGGCGCTTTCGGTCTCCTGCTGCATACCACTGACGGTGGCACCACATGGGAGCCGTGGATCGAGCGCGCGGACAACGGGCGTCGCATGCACCTGTATGCGATCGAGCCGACGCCCGACGGTGGGGTGTTTCTTGCCGGAGAGCAAGGTCTGGTACGTCGCCTCGATCGGGACGCGGCCCGGTTCGAGACCATCGAAACGCCCTATAAGGGTACGTATTTCGGCATCACGGCAGGGCACTCGAAGCTGATCGCCTACGGGTTGCGCGGCAATGCGTTTATCAGCCGCGATGGGGCAACGAGCTGGTCGTCTCTCGCCATGGGCAGCGATGCGAGCGTTGTCGCCGCACTCGACCGCGGCGCGGGACGGCTGGTGTTCGTGACCCAATCTGGTCAGGTCCTGCTGAGTAATGACGATGGGGCGAGCGTGGCAGCGCTCGAGGTGCCACGCGGCGGGGAGGTATTCGCCGCTGCGATGGCCGGTCCGGAAGAGATCCTGCTCGCCCGGGTCAATGGTGTTGATCTGATCCGTTTGCCCCTCCGGTAA
- a CDS encoding DUF1329 domain-containing protein, whose amino-acid sequence MKMRNFVWAAAAVLSSHAMAAVTAEEAKQLGATLTKYGAIQAGNKEGTIPEYTGGLTKAPADFKPDSGFWADPFKDEKPLLRIDGKNYQQHADKLSEGQKELLKKYPSFYMDIYPSHRTASYPAKILNNTVRNATTCNTAKNGLSVEDACRGGLPFPIPKTGYEVMWNQQLRYKADTTTKSSRSWVVDSNGKVVMAAQQKTMEETPYYHDDLDGRDAKLYWRTYSVTQAPIRKAGEATGLSDFLDPTEKPRRAWSYTPGQRRIKLAPEFAYDTPVASMGGVTLFDELFVFSGQMDRFEFKLVGKKEMYIPYNAYKLYFGCGVEEQFMDKHPNPACWRWELHRVWVVEATLKPGVRHVYAKRMYYFDEDTYGAGLYDAFDQSGQLYRSIFNSMVQLYDVQAPYTVKNVVYDFNKGMYALVNDGLVGGYGVLKAPKANRELNPEAIVAQETAR is encoded by the coding sequence ATGAAGATGCGCAATTTCGTATGGGCCGCCGCGGCGGTCCTCTCGAGCCACGCGATGGCAGCAGTTACGGCAGAAGAGGCGAAACAGCTCGGTGCGACGCTGACCAAGTACGGCGCGATCCAGGCGGGCAACAAGGAAGGGACGATCCCCGAATACACCGGGGGGCTGACCAAGGCTCCGGCCGACTTCAAGCCCGACAGTGGTTTCTGGGCCGATCCGTTCAAGGACGAGAAGCCCCTGCTCCGGATCGACGGCAAGAACTATCAGCAGCACGCAGACAAGCTGTCGGAAGGGCAGAAGGAGCTTTTGAAGAAGTACCCGAGCTTCTATATGGATATCTATCCGTCGCACCGGACAGCGTCGTATCCGGCCAAGATCCTGAACAACACGGTGCGCAATGCGACGACGTGCAATACCGCCAAGAACGGCCTTTCCGTCGAGGACGCGTGCCGGGGCGGTCTGCCGTTCCCGATCCCCAAGACCGGCTATGAGGTCATGTGGAACCAGCAGCTTCGCTACAAGGCCGATACGACCACCAAGTCGTCGCGCTCGTGGGTCGTAGACTCCAACGGCAAGGTGGTCATGGCGGCCCAGCAGAAGACGATGGAAGAGACGCCTTACTACCATGACGACCTGGACGGCCGCGACGCAAAGCTCTACTGGCGCACCTACTCGGTAACTCAGGCGCCGATCCGCAAGGCAGGCGAGGCGACCGGCCTTTCGGATTTCCTCGATCCGACCGAGAAGCCACGCCGCGCGTGGAGCTACACGCCGGGACAGCGCCGCATCAAGCTCGCCCCGGAGTTCGCCTACGACACGCCGGTCGCAAGCATGGGGGGCGTTACGCTGTTCGACGAGCTCTTCGTGTTCTCGGGACAGATGGACCGTTTCGAGTTCAAGCTGGTCGGCAAGAAGGAGATGTACATCCCCTACAACGCCTACAAGCTTTATTTCGGTTGTGGCGTCGAAGAGCAGTTCATGGACAAGCACCCGAATCCGGCCTGCTGGCGTTGGGAGCTTCACCGCGTCTGGGTCGTGGAAGCGACGCTGAAGCCGGGCGTCCGCCATGTGTACGCCAAGCGCATGTACTACTTCGACGAGGACACTTACGGCGCAGGCCTGTACGACGCCTTCGACCAGAGCGGCCAGTTGTATCGCTCGATCTTCAACTCGATGGTTCAGCTGTACGACGTCCAGGCGCCCTACACCGTGAAGAACGTGGTGTATGACTTCAACAAGGGCATGTACGCGCTGGTGAATGACGGCCTGGTAGGCGGTTACGGCGTTCTGAAGGCGCCGAAGGCCAACCGCGAACTCAACCCCGAGGCAATCGTCGCGCAGGAAACCGCGCGCTGA
- a CDS encoding DUF1302 domain-containing protein, whose amino-acid sequence MNNGSRSVRTRFALRGVTAALALAWVGGASAFEVETGNPDVKMRWDNTIRYTTGVRVEDQDKKLMRNPVYDEGDSKFDRGDVVTNRLDLLSEFDVSYRGKFGARVTGAAWYDHAYDDHSVTAPTGTATAYRNDKYNGTVKRYVNGPSGEILDAFVWTNLDLGTVPFNLKVGRQTNVWGEGLLIGAHAISYGQSPVDGVKAVTNPGIETKEVFLPIGQVHASAQLTDSVTVVGQYFYDWEPTRVPHAGTYLMGADTAPSSDNLSFGIGQLKASIIDAKEPSKRGNWGVGARWNAEAIESTFGAYYRKFDDYAPELGVQLSDFVRLGPAVLPSKARFLYPEDIEQYSVSFSRVIGGVSVGTELSYRKNGPLNTPASHTLDSGARGDTWHAVVNGVYLLPQTPMWDTGTLIAEVAYNRLDRVTENEQLYRKVGAASCVNSAIGRPRTGTKRDGCSTVDALQLAVRFSPQYLNIFPSWDLAVPVSINYGLSGNAPSSGGGTEGELRWSIGTTWTYASKYEFALNYSDRTLPVRKGVVRGEERITGGAAHSNSSVGVIDRGWLSFTFKTAF is encoded by the coding sequence ATGAATAATGGGAGCAGGTCTGTCCGTACCCGGTTCGCGCTGCGAGGCGTCACTGCCGCGCTTGCACTTGCATGGGTGGGGGGGGCGTCGGCGTTCGAGGTCGAAACCGGCAACCCGGACGTCAAGATGCGTTGGGATAACACGATCCGATATACGACGGGCGTGCGCGTCGAGGATCAGGACAAGAAGCTGATGCGCAACCCGGTCTATGACGAGGGCGACAGCAAGTTCGATCGAGGCGACGTCGTGACCAACCGTCTCGATCTGCTCTCAGAATTCGATGTTAGCTATCGCGGCAAATTCGGCGCTCGTGTAACCGGTGCGGCGTGGTATGACCATGCCTACGATGATCATTCGGTGACTGCGCCGACCGGCACTGCCACCGCCTACCGCAACGACAAGTACAACGGCACGGTCAAGCGCTATGTGAATGGTCCCTCGGGCGAAATCCTCGACGCCTTCGTCTGGACCAACCTCGATCTCGGCACGGTGCCGTTCAACCTGAAGGTCGGGCGCCAGACCAACGTGTGGGGTGAAGGCCTGCTGATCGGTGCGCATGCAATCTCCTACGGACAGTCCCCGGTCGACGGGGTGAAGGCCGTAACCAACCCCGGCATCGAGACCAAGGAAGTTTTCCTTCCGATCGGGCAGGTGCATGCAAGTGCCCAGCTCACGGACAGTGTGACCGTCGTCGGGCAGTATTTCTACGACTGGGAGCCTACCCGCGTACCGCACGCCGGCACTTACCTGATGGGTGCCGACACCGCGCCGTCGTCCGATAACCTTTCCTTCGGGATCGGCCAGCTCAAGGCCTCGATCATCGACGCGAAGGAACCGAGCAAGCGCGGCAATTGGGGTGTGGGTGCGCGCTGGAATGCCGAGGCGATCGAGTCGACCTTCGGTGCCTACTACCGCAAATTCGACGACTACGCGCCGGAACTCGGTGTGCAGCTCTCGGACTTCGTTCGCCTCGGTCCCGCCGTATTGCCCAGCAAGGCACGCTTCCTGTATCCCGAGGACATCGAGCAATACAGTGTGAGCTTCTCGCGCGTGATCGGTGGCGTAAGCGTGGGTACCGAGTTGTCGTACCGCAAGAACGGGCCTTTGAATACGCCGGCGTCGCATACGCTCGACTCGGGCGCGCGCGGCGACACCTGGCATGCGGTGGTGAATGGCGTTTATCTGTTACCGCAGACGCCGATGTGGGATACCGGGACATTGATTGCGGAGGTCGCATACAACCGACTCGATCGCGTGACCGAGAACGAGCAGCTGTATCGCAAGGTCGGTGCGGCAAGTTGCGTCAATTCGGCAATCGGACGCCCGAGGACCGGCACCAAGCGCGACGGCTGTTCGACCGTCGATGCCCTGCAACTCGCGGTCAGGTTCTCGCCGCAATATCTCAACATCTTTCCGTCATGGGACCTGGCGGTGCCGGTCAGCATCAACTACGGGCTTTCCGGAAACGCACCCTCTTCAGGTGGCGGCACAGAGGGTGAGCTGCGTTGGTCGATCGGTACCACCTGGACCTATGCGTCCAAGTACGAATTCGCCCTCAACTACTCCGACCGCACTCTGCCAGTGCGCAAGGGCGTCGTTCGCGGTGAGGAACGGATTACCGGCGGTGCCGCCCACAGCAACTCTTCGGTTGGTGTGATCGACCGTGGCTGGCTGTCCTTCACGTTCAAGACGGCTTTCTGA
- a CDS encoding SDR family oxidoreductase, whose product MNIDLSDRRVIVTGASRGIGRAIARAFAAEGARVAICARTPEAVEETGRELAQQARAVIAHAVDVTDTPGVKAFVDEVAESWGGVDVLVNNAGQGRGGNLDTLTPEAILEHANILQMGHFRFVQAVVPYMRRQRWGRIIEINALAGAIPTPDGIPSVINRASCLALSKSLGMSLAKENILVNSLNMGWIDTGQWERHFREVGPGVSREEFNEMVLKVVPIGRFGKPEDVAGMALFLASEYASFISAASIDIAGGLQGQIAYYPTLKRDFTEAVKRRNEGSATV is encoded by the coding sequence ATGAACATCGACCTTAGCGACCGGCGCGTAATCGTAACCGGCGCCTCACGCGGCATCGGGCGTGCGATCGCGCGTGCCTTCGCCGCGGAAGGTGCGCGCGTTGCGATCTGCGCACGCACTCCCGAAGCGGTCGAAGAGACTGGCAGGGAGCTTGCACAGCAGGCCCGGGCGGTCATCGCGCACGCGGTGGATGTGACCGACACGCCGGGTGTGAAGGCCTTCGTGGATGAGGTCGCCGAGAGCTGGGGCGGGGTCGATGTCCTCGTCAACAATGCCGGCCAGGGGCGGGGGGGGAATCTGGACACGCTCACCCCCGAGGCGATCCTCGAGCACGCCAACATTCTGCAGATGGGGCACTTCCGCTTCGTGCAGGCGGTGGTCCCGTACATGCGCCGGCAACGCTGGGGTCGCATCATCGAGATCAACGCGCTGGCCGGTGCGATCCCGACGCCGGACGGCATCCCGTCGGTCATCAATCGTGCGTCCTGCCTCGCGCTCTCCAAGTCCCTCGGGATGTCGCTCGCGAAGGAAAACATCCTCGTCAACTCGCTGAACATGGGTTGGATCGACACCGGCCAGTGGGAGCGCCATTTCAGGGAGGTCGGCCCCGGAGTCTCCCGTGAGGAGTTCAACGAGATGGTCCTCAAGGTGGTGCCGATCGGGCGTTTCGGCAAGCCGGAAGACGTGGCAGGCATGGCGCTGTTCCTCGCCAGCGAATACGCCAGCTTCATCAGCGCGGCCTCGATCGATATCGCCGGTGGGCTGCAGGGCCAGATCGCGTACTACCCGACACTCAAGCGCGATTTCACCGAAGCCGTGAAGCGGCGCAACGAGGGCTCGGCGACGGTCTGA
- a CDS encoding thiolase family protein, whose protein sequence is MSDVFIVEAVRTPVGKYRGSLAGVRADHLGAHVLNAVVERAGISAGEVDDVIFGCVTQVGEQSANIARTSLLGAGWPDTIPGLTIDRKCGSGEAAVHVAAGLIAAGSAQVVVAGGAENMSRVRMGGNREIYGEPFGWLASERYELTSQGEAAERVADKWELTRVQLDAFAMESHRRAAAAAEAGYFRKEIAPVPVAALKDRDYVEPAPEVFAADETIRPGTSAEKLATLKTSFRDNGKMTAGNSSQISDGAAVLLLMSAEAVDRLGVKPRARIRAFTTVGSDPTLMLTGPIAATRKVLAQAGLNVEDIDLFEVNEAFAPVPMVWMKELGVSHDRLNVNGGAIALGHPLGGSGSRIMTSLLHELERRDARYGLQAICCAGGMGTATIIERM, encoded by the coding sequence ATGAGCGACGTCTTCATAGTCGAGGCCGTCCGCACGCCGGTCGGCAAGTACCGGGGGAGTCTGGCCGGCGTACGCGCGGACCACCTCGGCGCCCACGTCCTCAACGCCGTGGTCGAGCGCGCGGGCATCTCGGCGGGCGAGGTGGACGACGTCATCTTCGGCTGCGTCACCCAGGTCGGCGAGCAATCCGCGAACATTGCGCGCACCTCCCTGCTGGGGGCCGGCTGGCCGGATACGATTCCCGGTCTCACGATCGACCGCAAGTGCGGCTCCGGTGAGGCCGCGGTACACGTCGCCGCAGGACTGATCGCCGCCGGATCGGCGCAGGTCGTCGTGGCGGGCGGTGCCGAGAACATGAGCCGCGTGCGCATGGGCGGCAACCGCGAAATCTACGGCGAGCCCTTCGGCTGGCTGGCTTCCGAGCGCTACGAGCTCACCAGCCAGGGTGAGGCGGCCGAGCGGGTCGCGGACAAATGGGAATTGACCCGCGTCCAGCTCGACGCCTTCGCGATGGAGAGTCACCGCCGCGCTGCGGCCGCGGCCGAAGCGGGATATTTCCGCAAGGAGATCGCGCCGGTACCTGTCGCTGCGCTCAAGGATCGGGACTACGTAGAGCCCGCGCCGGAAGTCTTCGCCGCTGACGAAACGATTCGCCCCGGCACCAGTGCCGAGAAGCTTGCCACGTTGAAGACCAGCTTTCGCGACAACGGCAAGATGACCGCCGGCAATTCGTCGCAGATTTCCGACGGTGCAGCGGTGCTGCTGCTGATGTCCGCAGAGGCGGTCGACCGGCTCGGCGTCAAACCCCGTGCGCGCATCCGCGCCTTCACCACGGTCGGCTCCGACCCGACGCTGATGCTGACCGGGCCGATTGCCGCAACCCGGAAGGTGCTCGCCCAAGCCGGGTTGAATGTCGAGGACATTGATCTGTTCGAGGTCAACGAGGCGTTCGCGCCGGTGCCGATGGTATGGATGAAGGAGCTCGGTGTGTCGCATGACCGGCTCAACGTCAATGGCGGCGCGATCGCCCTCGGGCATCCGCTCGGCGGAAGCGGCTCGCGCATCATGACCTCGCTGCTGCACGAACTGGAACGGCGTGACGCGCGCTACGGCCTGCAGGCGATCTGCTGCGCGGGCGGCATGGGCACGGCGACGATCATCGAGCGCATGTAA